The segment CGTGCACCTCGGAGCATGCGTACCGATCCCCTCGGACTCCGCTCGGGGCGGCAGGACGAGCGAGCCGCGCAACATGATTTAACCAGCGGCCAAAGCGCGCTATGGTTGGCGTGCACGTCCTTCGATCCTGGGAGGCAAACGATGGTGAGCACGTCGCAGGCAACGGTGGCGAGGTTTTTCGGGAAAGCCCACGCGGGGTTCGTCTTGACCGCAGCCTTGGCTGCCGCGGGCTGTGCGAGCAAGCCGTGGATGCAGGCGATGCCAGGCGATCCGGTGGAAGCGGCTACCGTGGTGGAGACGGATGCGCCTACGCTTTACATCATCGTGCAGCCGGCGGATCCATCGGCTCCGCCGCCCGAGGTCATCGTGCAGCAGACGCCGCCGACGACGAACGACGGGTGGGTGCCGACTGCGCTTCCAGCGGCGAACCCGTTCGAGCGGTTTCGGACGTGGGTAGGTGATTACGACTGCGTGCAAGGCAACACGGGCATGGCGCTGCGCATCATGGATGTGCGCGGTCGCGTCGTGCGCGCGATCTTCGACTTCATGCATTCGCCATCGGGCGCGAAGGGGTCGTACATGGTGATGGGCTCGTTCGATCCCGAGACGCGGCGGGTGCGCTTCGAGCCGAGCTCGTGGATCGTGCAGCCCGACAACTACGTGATGGTGCCGATGGCGGGGGAAATCTCGACGGACGACTCGCTGTTTGCCGGGAAGATCGATTTCCATGGCTGCGGAGCGTTCAAGCTGAAGCCGACGCGGTAGCCTCACCGAGCCCTTGCCCGCTACCTTTTCAGCCGCTATCTCGTCCGGCATGCAAGGGATTGTCACGCCGAAACAAGCGGCCGCGCGCCCGTTCATACGCATCTGGCTCTACGCCGTCGCGGGGCTCGTGTTTGCCATGGTCATCGTCGGCGGTGCAACGCGGCTCACGGATTCCGGTTTGTCGATCACCGAATGGAAGCCCATCCTGGGAGCCATTCCGCCGCTCAATGACGCTGATTGGCACGACGCATTTCGCAAGTACCAGACAATTCCCGAATATCATCTCGTCAACAAAGGGATGACGCTCGAATCATTCAAATTCATATATTGGTGGGAGTGGTCGCATCGATTTCTTGGTCGATTCATTGGTTTGGCATTTTTCGTTCCTTTCATGTTCTTTTGGGTGACGCGGAGAATCGAACGCGCCGCGGTGCCGCGCCTGCTCGGGCTCTTCGTATTGGGAGGACTTCAGGGGCTGCTCGGCTGGTACATGGTCAAGAGCGGGCTCGTCGATCGGGTCGACGTGAGTCAATATCGCTTGGCGGCGCACTTGACGCTCGCCATGGCCATTTACGCGGCAATCGTTTGGACGGCGCTCGGTTTTGGAAAACAACCGCGAAATGTGCTCGGTTCGAGTGCCGGGAAATGGGCGCTCGGCATCGTGGGCCTCGTGTTTTTGCAAATTGCAATCGGCGGGTTCGTCGCGGGCCTCAAAGCAGGCCTCAACTACAATACATGGCCGCTCATGGCCGATAGCATCGTTCCACCGGGCCTCGGCATGTTATCCCCCTGGTGGACGAATTTGTTCGAAAATGCAATGACCGTGCAGTTCTTGCACCGCATGGTGGCATACGCATTGTTCGGCGTGGTGCTCGCAAATACCCTGCGATATCGAACGGTGACGGCCAAAGTGCTTTTCGGAACCATGCTGGGTCAAGCTATCCTTGGGATTTGTACGCTGCTTTGGCAGGTGCCCATTTCGCTCGCTCTGCTGCATCAGGCCGGAGCGCTCGTCGCGCTCGCAGCCGCGATCGTGCATACGCACCACGTTGCGTCGTGCACGCCCGTACGTGACGAGCCTGCACGAGCGATTGCGGAGGAACTCGTCGCAGACGCAAAGACGGCGTAATGCGGAGCCCCAAGAATAGGGGCGAGATCACGACAAACCTTGACACCGGATAGCTCCTGAACGACGATGGCGTATTATGCCTCGTCGCGTTGGACGTCGTACCTTGATTCCGGCCCTGCTTGTATCGGCGCTGGTGCCTTCGGCTTCGTCCGTGGCGCTCGCAGCACCGATCAACGACACATGCGCGGGCGCGGAAGTCATTCCACCTTCGGGACCGTTTCCTCACTCGACCACCCTCGTGCCCGACCTCGGGATGGCCACGACCGCGGGCGATCCGATGCCCTCGTGCGTGACGACATTTTCGCGCGGCGTCTGGTATTCGTTCACACCGGCGGAAACGGCCGAATACCAAATTGCCACGTGCAGTCCCCCCACCGCGACGACCATCGACGATTCGGTGCTCGTCATTTACACGTCCTCGAATGGCATGTGCAGCGGGACGAAGACCGAGCTCGCCAATGGCTGCAACGATGACACGTGCACCCGCAGGTCGCAGCTCATCGTGACGCTCACGGCGGGCACGACCTATTACATCGTCGCGTCCAAATGGGGTACGGGTTTGCCGCCGGCCGGTCAAACGGCGATGCAGGTCGAAATCACGAAATCTCCAGCCAATGATTCGTGCGTAAATGCTCAGAGTTTGCCGCTCGATACCACCGTCGCCGGATCCCTGACGCTCGCCGCAAACGATTACGAAGTTTCCACGTCGGCGCCCAATTGTTATACATTGCCAGCACCTCCGCCGCCCACGGGACAACCCGCCGTACCGAGCGCCGCGCCAGGGCGCGATGTGGCGTATACGTTCACGGCTCCCACGGATGGATCCTATTCGTTCAAAGCGCAATCGACGCTTGGCGGCGAAAACCTCGTCCTGCACCTCGCAACGGATTGTCCCACGGATCCCGGCCCGAATACGCTCGCGAGCTGCCTGGGCGCGTCGGATCGTAATGCGAATGCGGCCGAATATTTCGCCACGGAAGAAGTTTCGTGTGTGCCGCTCTCGGCAGGACAAACGGTCTACGTGTACGTGGACGAAGCTGTACCCACCACGACGGGCGCTCGATTCATTCTCGAGGCAACAGCGTGCCAGCGCGAAACCGAACCCAATGACGGGACGTTCGAGGCTACTTCACTTTCATGTGGCATCACGGGGACCATTTTTCCATTCGACGAAGACTATTATTCTCTCGGCAATCCCCCCGCTGGAACGCGCGTGTTTGCCATGGCCGACGGCGCTGCGAGCAACAGCACCGACTTCGACATGCGCATCACGACCGAAGACGATACGCTCGAATATGACGACGCGGACAATACGACGCCTTGGGGCGGCGGCTCGCCCAACGTCGCAGGTTGTCCCCTCCCCGGCGGCCCCTCGTTCTTGCGAATGACGCAGTTTTCTACGAGCTCGCAAGCCGAACCGTATCACTTGTACACGGTGTTGCAGCCGCCAGGTGCTGGGCTCGGCGATTCATCCGCCACGCCCGAAATCGAGCCGAATGATGCCACGGTCGATGCGAGCTCTGCGGGAAATCTGTTTTTCTCGGGGGAGATTACCACCGGCGGTCCAATGGGCGACATGGATCTATTCAAGTTTTGCGCCGAAGAAGGCGACCTCATTTTTTTGAGCATCGACGGCGACCCACGACGCAACGAAACGCCCATCGATCCGGCCCTTTTTCTTCTCGATGATACGGGAAATCAGCTCCTTGCGTGGTCCGACGGCGGCAATTTTTCGGTCGCTTTTCCGAGCCCCGGGACGCTCACCGGGACGACCCCCAAATCTCCCGGCGAAGCAGCGCTCTTCCGTGCCACGTACACCGGAACCCATTATGCCGGCGTCAATACGCAATTCGAAGGTGAAACGTATGGCGCTGGCGATTATCTTTATTCCATTGCACTCAATTGCCTCCGCGGTGACGAGCTTCAAACCGACCTTGGCATTACGCTCTCCGACACGCCCGATCCGATTGGCAGCGAAGAGGCGCTCGACTTGAAGGTCGACGTCGTCAATCAGGGACCTCGCACGGCGCTCGATGCCACGTGGACGATGACGATTCCCGCAGACACTTCCTTCGTGAGCATCGTGCCTGCTCCAGAATGGTCCTGCAACGCCGCAGGCAGCGATATCGTCTGCACGACGAGCTGTTTCCGCGCCGGAGACGCGGCCTCGTTCGCGGTAAAACTCCAAACGAAACCATGCGTCGTCCCTGGCACGTTGACGCATTCGGCGGTGATTACGACGAAAACGCCCGACATCGATGCATCGAATGACACGGCCGTTGCAACGACCGACGTGCTCGACGGCAGTGCATGCGACGACGGAGACGCGTGCACCACGATGGATACGTGCTCGCTTGGCGTGTGCGTCGGCGGCCCGCCTCCCGATTGCAACGATGGCAATGTCTGCACGGACGATGCGTGTTTGCCTGCAAGCGGATGCTCGCACGTGAACAACACGGATCCGTGCGACGACGTCGATGCGTGCACGACCGCAGACACGTGTTCGAATGGCGTATGCGTTGGCGGCGCGCCGCCCAATTGCAACGATGGCGATGTTTGCACCGATGATGCTTGCGACAGCGCCATCGGATGCGTGACGGCATTCAATACGGCGCCTTGCGATGATGGCAATGCATGTACGCAAACCGATCAATGCGAGAGCGGCACGTGTATCGGAAGCAGTCCCATCATTTGCGCTCCGCTCAATGATTGCCAAGACATGGGCATTTGCAATCCTGCGACGGGCACTTGCGCGTATTTCCTGAAGCCCGACGGAACGTCCTGTGACGATGGCAATGCTTGCACGATGAACGACGCGTGCAAATCCGGTGCGTGTGTCGATTCCACACCGCTGGTTTGTCCGGATCCTCCGGACAAGTGTCACGGAGCCGGAATATGCGATGGTGCGACCGGGGCGTGCTCGTATCCTCTCGTCGGCGGCGATTTGGACGAGGATGGTTTGGGAGACGCGTGTGATTCCGATATCGATGGCGACGGGCTTTCGAACGATGAAGAAACGGCGTGGGGAACCAATCCCACGTCGAACGACAGCGACGGGGACACCATCGACGATTGCACTGAAATGTGCCCCGAGAATGACGGAAGCTGTTTCGATGGGTCGGTGTGTACCGTGGACACGCCGGCGAATACCGACGAAGACGATACCATCGATGCGCTCGATTCCGACAGTGACGACGACGGCGAAGCCGACAGCGAAGAAGCTGGCGATGATGACTTGACGACGCCGCCTATCGATAGCGATGGCGATGGCATTCCTGATTATCGCGAATCGAACGTGACGACGGGCGGATCGGGAGGCAATGGCGGAGCTGGCGGGAGCGCTGCCGATGATGTCCTTCTCAGCGGCGGATGTGCATGCGCGGTGGGCGCGGCCCCGACAAACTCGACTTTTGCGAGCGTATTCGCTGGTGCTTTGGGGCTGATTGCTCTGGGATTACGGCGCCGGCGGCGCTAGCAAAAGCGCCATTTTCAATTGAGCATCATCACAAATCCGTCGGGATCGATGCTCGAATATGCGGCACCTCCGGCGTTCATCGCGCCCTCGAATGCCCCAGTCACGACGACGTGCCCGGTGGGCAACATCGACACCGAACCGAATATTTCCTTGCCAGTGCCGCCCGTGCGTTCTTGGCGCGTGACGCGTCCGTCGGAATCGATCCAAATGAAAAAGAGGTCACTCTGTCCGGCGCTCGTCAGGGTTTGTCCGGCGAGCTTGATCGTGCTCTCGAACTCTCCGGCGATGACGATGCCCCCTCCACGCGCCCGCGTCGCGTGCATGTATCCTGGCGCGTCGGCCTCGAAGATTTGTGTCGAAATCGGCTGGCCCGTGGCGTTCAGCTTGGCAATGGCAATGCCTTGCGCCGGCGTGGCGAGCTTCGTTCCAAAAAGATTGACTTCTCCGGCGCACGGGCCGGCGAGCCACGCGGATCCAGCTTCGTCGACGTGCATGGAATAGGCGAAATACCCAAATTCCTGCGGCGTACCACGCGACCACGAAGTTTGTCCCGCCGAATCGAGAGCCACGAGCATGAGCCCATCCACCATACCCGTATCCGGGAGCGCACCGGCTCCCAAATCCGGCGTGCCTTGATAATACCCGCCCACGAGCACTTGCCCCTGCGGCGTGACCGCAATCGATGGGTTCCCGTCGGCTTTGTCACCCCCCAATCCACGAGCCCACGTCACGCTGCCCATTGGGCTGAGTTTCGCGACGAAAATATCCGTTTCGCCTTTGCTCGTCAGGACGGTTCCTCCAATGTCGATATCGCCCTGGAACATCCCCGACCACACAATGCTGCCGTCGTCCGCGATCACCGCTTGGCCGCTGATCTGATCGCCCGCACCACCCGCTTTCATCGCGAATTGATATTCACCATCCGCCCCGAATGCCGCAACGAATGCATCTGCATCCTGGCTGTCGATCATCCCGCCGCCGAAATCGATCGAGCCGACGGCAATGCCCGTCACAATGACGTTGTCCGCCGCGTCGATTGCCAGACCCATCGGAAAATGACCGCCCGTTTCGCCAAACCGCCGAACCCGCGCCACCTTGCCGTCACGATTGATCCAAGCAAGAAA is part of the Polyangiaceae bacterium genome and harbors:
- a CDS encoding COX15/CtaA family protein, which produces MQGIVTPKQAAARPFIRIWLYAVAGLVFAMVIVGGATRLTDSGLSITEWKPILGAIPPLNDADWHDAFRKYQTIPEYHLVNKGMTLESFKFIYWWEWSHRFLGRFIGLAFFVPFMFFWVTRRIERAAVPRLLGLFVLGGLQGLLGWYMVKSGLVDRVDVSQYRLAAHLTLAMAIYAAIVWTALGFGKQPRNVLGSSAGKWALGIVGLVFLQIAIGGFVAGLKAGLNYNTWPLMADSIVPPGLGMLSPWWTNLFENAMTVQFLHRMVAYALFGVVLANTLRYRTVTAKVLFGTMLGQAILGICTLLWQVPISLALLHQAGALVALAAAIVHTHHVASCTPVRDEPARAIAEELVADAKTA